In Methylomonas sp. MK1, the following are encoded in one genomic region:
- a CDS encoding BrnT family toxin: protein MIIEFDPAKSARNILERGLSFERVADFDWSSAIATEDVRKDYPERRFVAIGYLDGRLHVLCFTPVTGGIRVISFRKANLREARKYGKTITVD, encoded by the coding sequence ATGATCATTGAATTTGACCCTGCAAAAAGCGCCAGAAATATCCTCGAACGTGGCTTGAGCTTCGAGCGAGTGGCAGATTTTGACTGGTCTAGCGCCATTGCGACGGAAGATGTTCGTAAAGATTATCCGGAGCGACGTTTTGTTGCGATTGGTTATCTGGATGGGCGACTACATGTCCTATGTTTTACTCCCGTGACCGGTGGAATCCGCGTGATTAGTTTCCGAAAAGCAAATTTAAGAGAGGCCCGCAAATATGGCAAAACCATTACCGTTGACTGA
- a CDS encoding laminin B domain-containing protein encodes MNKKQLLPVAIALLTSQPILASVSSSFDVDSENWQIVSFADFSQNNYSIIGQYQPSYVSGGGNPGNYLAASDPDGGDFTFSAPAAFLGSQTSAIGLSYDLTYRDGDVNWQTTDIMLVGNGLRLLWKRNPNIVPNSGWTHIALNFAPSSEWRLDTTDGVFASQSDFHNVLSDLSGLYIHGEYTNGIFETAGLDNVVLQTVPLPGAFWLFGVGFAGFGSRIRRA; translated from the coding sequence ATGAACAAAAAACAGTTATTACCTGTTGCTATCGCCCTGTTGACTTCGCAGCCGATTCTCGCCAGCGTGTCCAGTTCGTTCGATGTCGACAGCGAGAACTGGCAAATCGTCAGTTTTGCCGATTTCAGCCAGAACAATTATTCGATCATTGGTCAATACCAACCCAGTTACGTGTCAGGTGGTGGCAATCCCGGCAATTATCTCGCCGCCAGTGATCCGGACGGTGGCGATTTTACTTTTTCCGCTCCAGCCGCATTTTTAGGGTCGCAGACCAGCGCTATCGGGCTTTCCTACGATTTGACTTATCGCGATGGCGATGTCAACTGGCAAACCACCGATATTATGTTGGTCGGCAACGGTCTGCGCTTGCTATGGAAACGCAATCCGAACATCGTGCCAAACAGTGGCTGGACCCATATCGCCCTGAACTTCGCGCCCTCGTCGGAATGGCGACTGGACACCACAGACGGGGTGTTCGCCAGCCAAAGTGATTTTCATAATGTGCTGTCCGACTTGAGCGGGCTTTATATTCATGGGGAATATACCAACGGCATTTTTGAAACTGCAGGGCTGGATAATGTGGTATTGCAAACGGTGCCGTTGCCGGGGGCGTTTTGGTTATTTGGCGTGGGATTTGCGGGGTTTGGGTCGCGTATTCGTCGAGCGTAA
- the hisD gene encoding histidinol dehydrogenase encodes MTAIKMLRLDSAAIDFEKQLQARLAWDASDDLEIHKRVLDIIADVKKRGDKALLEYTNRFDGTAFKTAAELELDRTALQQAWDTLPSTQAIALQTAADRVRAYAEHQKLQSWQFTEIDGTVLGQKVTPLDKAGLYVPGGKAAYPSSVLMNAIPAKVAGVGELIMVVPTPRGETNALVLAAAHVAGVDKVFTIGGAQAVAALAYGTESIPAVDKIVGPGNIYVATAKKLVFGQVGIDMIAGPSEILIICDGQTNPDWIAMDMFSQAEHDENAQAILISDDAAFLQQVEASINKLLPEMERADIIRASLTGRGAFIKVANLSEAAQVANRIAPEHLELSVAEPEALCEQIHNAGAIFMGRFTAEALGDYCAGPNHVLPTSSTARYSSPLGVYDFQKRSSLINCSAVGAQNLGKIASVLARGESLTAHARSAEFRI; translated from the coding sequence ATGACTGCTATAAAAATGCTCCGCCTTGATAGCGCGGCAATCGACTTTGAAAAACAACTGCAAGCCCGCTTAGCCTGGGATGCCAGCGACGATCTGGAAATACACAAACGAGTGTTGGACATCATCGCCGACGTAAAAAAACGTGGCGACAAAGCGCTGCTGGAGTACACCAACCGCTTCGACGGCACCGCCTTTAAAACCGCTGCCGAACTGGAATTGGACCGAACTGCGTTGCAACAGGCCTGGGATACCTTACCCAGCACCCAGGCCATTGCTTTGCAAACCGCCGCCGACCGAGTCCGTGCTTATGCCGAGCATCAAAAACTGCAATCCTGGCAATTCACCGAGATAGACGGCACTGTGTTGGGGCAAAAAGTCACGCCACTGGATAAAGCCGGCCTCTATGTGCCGGGCGGCAAAGCCGCTTACCCATCCTCGGTATTGATGAATGCGATTCCGGCCAAAGTCGCCGGCGTCGGCGAACTGATTATGGTGGTCCCGACCCCGCGCGGCGAGACGAATGCGCTGGTATTGGCGGCGGCGCATGTCGCCGGCGTCGATAAAGTATTCACCATTGGCGGCGCCCAAGCCGTCGCGGCCTTGGCTTACGGCACCGAGTCGATCCCGGCGGTGGATAAAATCGTCGGCCCCGGCAACATCTACGTCGCCACCGCCAAAAAGCTGGTGTTCGGCCAAGTCGGCATCGACATGATCGCCGGCCCGTCCGAGATATTGATCATCTGCGACGGCCAGACCAACCCGGACTGGATTGCCATGGACATGTTCTCGCAAGCCGAACACGACGAAAACGCCCAAGCCATTTTGATCAGCGACGATGCCGCGTTTCTGCAGCAAGTGGAAGCCAGCATCAATAAACTGCTGCCGGAAATGGAACGCGCCGACATCATCCGCGCCTCGCTGACCGGTCGCGGCGCATTTATCAAAGTCGCTAACTTGTCCGAAGCCGCGCAAGTCGCCAATCGCATCGCTCCGGAACATCTCGAGTTGTCCGTAGCGGAACCGGAAGCCTTGTGCGAGCAAATCCATAACGCCGGCGCCATTTTCATGGGCCGTTTCACCGCCGAAGCGCTGGGTGATTACTGCGCTGGTCCCAACCACGTCCTGCCCACCTCCAGCACAGCCCGTTACTCGTCACCTTTAGGGGTTTACGACTTCCAAAAACGCAGCAGTTTGATCAATTGCTCGGCGGTTGGCGCGCAGAATTTGGGCAAGATTGCTTCGGTGTTGGCGCGGGGGGAGAGTTTGACCGCGCATGCGCGGTCGGCGGAGTTTAGGATTTAA
- a CDS encoding DUF2971 domain-containing protein, translating to MSDACCLKFRAINKYLIESLVNPSIYFANPGQLNDPFDCRMDVNKIISSAIHKEKDQRQKDFLLSFLDNKSFGENWKSQFENIGVFSVSMCSEITKKQSLMWSHYADEHRGLCVTYSFSGDYFTNAELLAKGMVQYCAAPDVSGVFSSNFDPVKITQALLYIFLFNKSSEWGYESEFRLLKYSSGTFPINPSSIHEICFGLRTPKSDIDFIKKIASDYCGCTSFYQMQHDDSAMGFKAVKL from the coding sequence ATGTCAGACGCTTGCTGTCTAAAGTTTAGAGCGATCAATAAATATCTTATTGAATCATTGGTCAACCCAAGTATTTATTTCGCCAATCCAGGTCAATTGAATGACCCATTTGATTGTAGAATGGATGTCAATAAAATTATTTCTAGTGCGATACATAAGGAAAAAGATCAAAGGCAGAAGGATTTTTTACTATCTTTTTTAGATAATAAAAGTTTTGGTGAAAATTGGAAGTCCCAATTCGAGAATATTGGTGTGTTTTCAGTGTCCATGTGTAGTGAAATCACTAAAAAACAATCGCTTATGTGGTCTCACTATGCTGATGAACATCGAGGGTTATGCGTAACATATAGTTTTTCAGGGGATTACTTTACTAATGCCGAGTTACTTGCCAAGGGAATGGTCCAGTATTGTGCAGCACCCGATGTTTCAGGGGTGTTTAGTAGTAATTTTGATCCTGTAAAGATTACACAAGCTCTACTTTATATTTTTTTATTTAATAAAAGTAGTGAATGGGGATATGAGTCAGAGTTTAGATTGCTTAAATATTCGTCTGGAACATTTCCTATTAATCCAAGTTCAATACATGAAATTTGTTTTGGGCTACGAACTCCAAAATCAGACATCGATTTTATTAAAAAAATAGCATCTGATTATTGTGGCTGTACTTCTTTCTATCAAATGCAGCATGATGATAGTGCTATGGGCTTTAAAGCGGTAAAGCTTTAA
- the hisG gene encoding ATP phosphoribosyltransferase, with protein sequence MLTIAVSKGRIYEEALPFLEQAGITPIDDPDKSRKLILQTTRPDVQLVIIRATDVPTFVEYGAADMGIAGKDVLMEHGAESLYEPLDLGIAGCRLMTAGPVNAPEVKGRLRVATKYVKTAQSYYANLGIQAEIIKLYGSMELAPLVGLADCIVDLVDTGNTLKANGLEPRELIANITSRLVVNKAAMKMKHQAIQALIDQFETTLAQRA encoded by the coding sequence ATGTTGACCATTGCCGTATCCAAAGGCCGTATTTACGAAGAAGCCCTGCCCTTCCTGGAACAGGCCGGCATCACGCCGATCGACGATCCGGACAAAAGCCGCAAACTGATTCTGCAAACCACCCGCCCCGACGTGCAGTTGGTGATCATCCGCGCCACCGACGTCCCCACTTTCGTCGAATACGGCGCGGCGGATATGGGTATCGCCGGCAAGGACGTATTGATGGAGCACGGTGCGGAAAGCCTTTACGAACCGCTGGATTTGGGCATTGCCGGTTGCCGCTTGATGACTGCAGGCCCGGTCAATGCGCCGGAAGTAAAAGGTCGTTTGCGGGTCGCCACCAAATACGTGAAAACCGCGCAGAGCTACTATGCCAACTTAGGCATTCAAGCCGAAATCATCAAGCTTTACGGCTCGATGGAACTGGCGCCGTTGGTCGGCTTGGCCGATTGCATCGTCGATTTGGTCGATACCGGCAATACCCTGAAAGCCAACGGCCTGGAGCCGCGGGAACTAATCGCCAACATCACCTCTCGACTGGTGGTGAATAAAGCGGCGATGAAAATGAAACATCAAGCCATTCAAGCACTCATCGATCAGTTCGAAACCACGTTGGCCCAGAGGGCGTAA
- a CDS encoding BrnA antitoxin family protein — MAKPLPLTDADGEVRELTETDFKLMRPAGEVFAELFGEEQAAEMLKSRGGRPRKDSPKVFTGIRLDVEVLEAFRASGKGWQTRMNDALKEWLKDHSPA; from the coding sequence ATGGCAAAACCATTACCGTTGACTGATGCAGACGGGGAAGTCCGAGAACTGACCGAAACCGATTTTAAACTGATGCGTCCCGCAGGCGAAGTGTTTGCCGAGCTATTTGGGGAGGAGCAGGCGGCTGAAATGCTTAAGTCCAGGGGCGGCCGGCCACGTAAGGATTCACCGAAAGTATTTACCGGGATTAGGCTGGATGTAGAGGTGCTGGAGGCTTTTCGTGCTAGCGGCAAAGGCTGGCAGACTAGGATGAACGATGCCTTGAAAGAATGGCTGAAGGATCATTCGCCCGCATAA
- a CDS encoding ATP-binding protein, protein MIDWNHTYAAIWRQRQAFLRPVRQIDPIRLDQLLGIEPQKQQMIDNTLRFLAGLPANNALLWGARGTGKSSLVKALLNEYLHEGLRVIEVDKQDLLYLPEIVDDIREHNQRFIIYCDDLSFEHGDALYKPLKSVLEGSIELPPENVLFYATSNRRHLLPEHMRDNLDTLLVDNEVHYSDTIEEKISLSDRFGLRLAFYPQHTQTYLDIVDSYFVDYPGNREALHKAALDFAHQNAAKNGRTAKQFFNAFSNDERTEQL, encoded by the coding sequence ATGATAGATTGGAACCACACCTATGCGGCAATTTGGCGCCAGCGCCAGGCGTTTCTGCGTCCCGTTCGGCAAATCGATCCGATCCGGCTGGACCAACTGCTGGGCATAGAGCCGCAAAAGCAGCAAATGATAGACAACACGCTGCGTTTTCTGGCGGGACTGCCGGCGAATAATGCCTTGTTATGGGGCGCGCGCGGCACAGGCAAATCTTCGCTGGTAAAAGCCCTGTTGAACGAATATTTGCACGAAGGTTTACGAGTCATCGAAGTCGATAAGCAAGATTTGCTGTATCTGCCGGAAATCGTCGATGACATCCGAGAACACAATCAGCGCTTCATTATTTATTGCGACGATCTGTCTTTTGAGCACGGCGATGCCCTATACAAGCCGCTGAAGAGCGTGTTGGAAGGCTCTATCGAACTGCCGCCTGAGAATGTGTTGTTTTATGCCACGTCCAATCGCCGCCATCTGCTACCGGAACATATGCGCGACAATCTGGATACCCTGCTGGTTGACAACGAGGTGCATTATTCCGACACCATAGAGGAAAAAATCTCTCTGTCCGACCGCTTCGGTTTACGGCTGGCCTTTTATCCGCAACATACCCAGACTTATTTGGACATTGTCGATAGCTATTTCGTCGATTATCCCGGCAACCGTGAGGCTTTGCACAAGGCCGCGTTGGACTTTGCCCACCAGAACGCCGCAAAAAACGGCCGAACCGCGAAGCAATTTTTCAATGCCTTTAGTAATGACGAACGTACCGA
- a CDS encoding LysR substrate-binding domain-containing protein codes for MNLRDLNYLIAVADLRSFVQAADRCCISQPTLSTQIKKLEDELGIQIFERTNKKVLPTELGEQIVASARRILKEQDNIKELAATAQDPLAGNLRFGAFPTLATYLFPPLVPLIKQDLPRIRLILVEEKTEQLLQQLRSGQMDCALLALPIYEDFLESQALFEDEFLLAVADGHPLAAKPQVEPDDLNGEHLLLLEEGHCLRGHALQICQTIGADEEQDLRATSLETLRQMVHAGTGITFMPRIAVREEPGIRYLPFAEPAPSRTIGMVWRKTSARGELIRRLSGLVRDAAKDI; via the coding sequence ATGAATCTGCGGGATTTAAATTATTTAATCGCCGTTGCCGACTTGCGCAGCTTTGTGCAGGCGGCAGACCGTTGCTGCATCAGCCAGCCGACCTTGAGTACCCAGATAAAAAAGTTGGAAGACGAATTGGGTATCCAGATTTTCGAGCGCACCAATAAAAAAGTGCTGCCTACCGAGCTGGGTGAGCAGATCGTGGCGTCGGCAAGGCGCATCTTGAAGGAGCAAGACAATATCAAGGAACTGGCCGCTACAGCCCAGGACCCGCTGGCCGGTAACCTGCGCTTTGGCGCCTTTCCGACCTTGGCGACCTATTTGTTTCCGCCATTGGTACCCTTAATCAAGCAGGATTTACCACGCATCCGCCTGATTCTGGTCGAGGAAAAAACCGAGCAATTGTTACAGCAACTCCGCAGCGGACAGATGGATTGCGCCTTGCTAGCCTTGCCGATTTACGAGGACTTTCTGGAAAGCCAGGCCTTGTTTGAAGATGAGTTTTTGCTGGCGGTGGCGGACGGTCATCCGTTGGCGGCCAAGCCGCAAGTCGAGCCAGACGATCTAAACGGCGAACATTTACTGCTGCTTGAGGAAGGTCATTGCTTACGTGGGCATGCCCTGCAAATCTGCCAAACCATCGGTGCCGACGAAGAACAGGATCTTCGCGCCACCAGTCTGGAAACCTTGCGGCAAATGGTCCACGCCGGCACAGGCATTACCTTTATGCCGCGAATCGCCGTTCGCGAGGAACCGGGTATCCGCTATTTACCTTTCGCGGAGCCGGCGCCGAGCCGGACCATAGGCATGGTTTGGCGCAAAACCAGTGCCAGAGGGGAGCTGATTCGGCGCTTGAGCGGCTTGGTGCGGGATGCGGCTAAGGACATTTAG